CGCCAATTGGACCCTGGCCGTGGTACTGATCGCCAGCCTGTTACTGCTGCTGGCACAAGGGCGCTGGGTGATCCTGAGCATCATGGGGCCACTGCGTACCGCCAGCCGCATTGCCGACAGCATTGCCCATGGCAACTTGAGCGAACCGATTATCGAGCCCAGAAATCACGATGAAGCCAGTGCGCTGATTCGCAGCCTGGCCACCATGCAGCGGGATTTGCGCGGCATGATTGAAGTGGTTCGCAGCAACGCCCACGGCGTCAATGGCATGAGCGAACAACTGAGCCAGGGTTGCCATGAAGTCGCAGGCAGCAGTCAACAGCAAAGCGCCGCCGCCAGCACCATGGCCGCCGCCGCCAGCGAAATGACTGCCAGCATCGAGGAAATCACTCGCCACGCCCAACGCGCTCTCGACATGGCTAACCAGGCAGAAACCCTGGCCAAGGACGGCGGCCGCGTCATTCACCAGGTTGTCAGCGACATGGATGGCATTGCCCGTTCAGCGCAGCAATCGGCCCAAGTGATCCGCACACTGGACAAGGAGTCCGAGGCGATCTACAGCATTATTCAAGTGATCAAAGGCATCGCCGACCAGACCAACCTGCTGGCCCTGAACGCCGCCATCGAAGCCGCCCGTGCAGGTGAGCAGGGCCGCGGCTTTGCAGTCGTCGCCGATGAAGTACGCAGCCTGGCCGGACGCACCAGCGCATCCACGCAGGAGATCGCCAGCATGGTCGGGCGCATCCAGCAGAACACCCGGGAAGCGGTGACCAGCATGGAGGAGGGCGTTGCTCAAGTGGACAAGGGCATGGCCGTTACCGCCGAAGTGGAACGCGCCATTCGCGAGATCCTTCAGGCCACACTCAGCACCACCGAATTGGTCAACGATATTTCCCGCACCATCAGCGAGCAAAGCCTGGCCAGCAATGAAATTGCTCACCAGGTGGAGATGATTGCTGGTATGTCGCAAAACAACAGCCGCGTGATTGGAGACACGGCGTCGACGACGGATGAATTGTCGAGTCTGGCGGGGAAGCTTTCGCAGTCGGTGGATCGGTTCAGGTTGTGAATCGATCTATCTAGTTATAACTCAACTAAATAGTCATTTAGTTTAGTTATATACATTGGTTATATTGTGAGGGCAGAGCCAGCTCATCTTTCACGCTAGTGTGGGTACATGCACGATACTTCACATTTGAGCATCATAAAGGGACGGTCTATATGCGGGGAAGGCTTACGTCAGGTCTATGGGTGGCATGTTTCGTGATCAGTGCCCCGGCGCTGGCGGATGAACTGCCGCGTAGCGAGCAGATAAAAGCTTTCCGCGCTGCAGGATTTAACCAAGAGACGTCGGAGTGCGAAATCG
This genomic stretch from Pseudomonas synxantha BG33R harbors:
- a CDS encoding methyl-accepting chemotaxis protein, whose translation is MAAAASEMTASIEEITRHAQRALDMANQAETLAKDGGRVIHQVVSDMDGIARSAQQSAQVIRTLDKESEAIYSIIQVIKGIADQTNLLALNAAIEAARAGEQGRGFAVVADEVRSLAGRTSASTQEIASMVGRIQQNTREAVTSMEEGVAQVDKGMAVTAEVERAIREILQATLSTTELVNDISRTISEQSLASNEIAHQVEMIAGMSQNNSRVIGDTASTTDELSSLAGKLSQSVDRFRL